A DNA window from Salvelinus sp. IW2-2015 linkage group LG4q.1:29, ASM291031v2, whole genome shotgun sequence contains the following coding sequences:
- the fam78ab gene encoding protein FAM78A isoform X3 → MSSWELPDLRDGKIQAISDSDGVNYPWYGNTTETCTIVGPTKKATKFTVSMNDNFYPSVTWGVPVSDSNLPQLSSIRRDQSFTTWLVAINQSETLVLQTIRWRMQLHVEVDPDKPLGQRATLREPVAQEQPHVLGKNEPIPPNAMVKPNANDAQVLMWRPKTGDPIVVIPPKY, encoded by the coding sequence GTCGAGCTGGGAACTCCCTGACCTACGGGATGGCAAGATCCAGGCCATCAGCGACTCGGACGGCGTCAACTACCCGTGGTATGGCAACACCACGGAGACGTGCACCATCGTGGGACCCACCAAGAAGGCCACCAAGTTCACGGTCAGCATGAATGACAACTTCTACCCCAGCGTTACATGGGGTGTGCCTGTGAGCGATAGCAACCTGCCGCAGCTCAGCAGCATCCGCCGCGACCAGAGCTTCACCACCTGGCTGGTGGCCATCAATCAGTCCGAGACCCTGGTGCTGCAGACCATCCGCTGGAGGATGCAGCTCCACGTGGAGGTGGACCCGGACAAGCCTCTGGGCCAGAGGGCCACGCTGCGTGAGCCTGTGGCCCAGGAGCAGCCCCACGTCCTGGGCAAGAACGAGCCCATCCCCCCCAATGCCATGGTCAAGCCCAACGCCAATGACGCTCAAGTGCTCATGTGGCGGCCAAAGACCGGGGACCCCATCGTGGTCATCCCGCCCAAATATTGA